A genomic region of Aquificaceae bacterium contains the following coding sequences:
- a CDS encoding L,D-transpeptidase family protein, protein MAVVSLFLIIFLVDGLFAYDRRTKAQQLYKLLNTDCIWYCGGEPTENLKKLEEIFSLAIHHGLAPEDYKLTNSANPELATTETLINLAYQLYYGRVRPSEVYRQLNLPTKPDRVLKVLASLIKEGRLEDFFSELAPKSKDYWFLVEQAKFYHDLSNFEWRAIRVAKPLRYGDKSPCIDEIRFRLFLLGDLQEYNPSESFDDALLQAVKNFQRRHGLPESGVIDQKTLAELNVSPRDRLRQIYLNLEKHRWLPEEFKKAVVVNVPSFELFLIEGGSVKLYSRVIVGRNYVKDFRPTPMLYSRIESITVNPRWYVPVSIATKDILPKVKRNPEYLKRKGFRVFLGEEEIDPLQVDWSQYNERNFPFRLVQEPGRRNALGVIKFNFPNPFAVYLHDTPERHLFNHTKRAFSSGCIRVEKARQLAISLLGEGWNDKKLENLIKSGQTQTLRVNPPVPIYILYFTAFERNGVLHFREDLYGYDTILSRALFRIGGRR, encoded by the coding sequence ATGGCGGTCGTTTCCCTTTTTCTTATTATTTTTTTAGTAGATGGTCTTTTTGCCTACGATAGAAGAACAAAAGCTCAACAACTCTATAAACTTCTCAACACAGATTGCATATGGTATTGTGGCGGTGAGCCAACAGAGAACTTAAAGAAACTTGAAGAAATATTCTCCTTAGCCATCCATCACGGGCTTGCTCCCGAAGACTATAAACTTACAAACAGTGCCAATCCAGAACTCGCTACCACAGAGACCCTTATTAACCTTGCCTATCAACTCTACTATGGAAGAGTAAGACCTTCGGAAGTATACAGGCAATTAAACCTACCTACTAAACCAGACAGAGTCCTTAAGGTCCTTGCAAGCCTCATAAAGGAGGGGAGGCTTGAGGACTTCTTCTCTGAGCTTGCTCCCAAAAGTAAGGACTATTGGTTTTTGGTGGAGCAGGCTAAGTTTTACCATGACTTGTCCAATTTTGAATGGAGAGCTATAAGGGTCGCAAAGCCTCTACGCTATGGAGATAAAAGTCCGTGTATTGATGAAATAAGGTTTAGGCTCTTTCTTTTGGGAGACCTGCAGGAGTATAATCCATCTGAGAGTTTTGATGATGCACTGCTCCAAGCAGTAAAAAACTTCCAAAGAAGACACGGTTTGCCAGAAAGTGGAGTTATAGACCAAAAGACCCTTGCGGAGTTGAACGTAAGTCCAAGAGATAGGCTTAGACAAATATACCTAAACCTTGAAAAACACCGCTGGCTACCAGAGGAATTTAAGAAGGCTGTTGTAGTAAACGTGCCTTCTTTTGAGCTTTTTCTTATAGAAGGTGGCTCTGTAAAGCTTTATTCAAGAGTGATAGTAGGTAGGAATTATGTAAAAGACTTTAGACCCACACCCATGCTCTACAGCAGGATAGAAAGCATTACAGTAAACCCAAGGTGGTATGTGCCTGTAAGCATAGCAACCAAGGATATACTTCCAAAGGTAAAGAGAAACCCAGAGTATCTTAAAAGGAAAGGCTTTAGAGTATTCCTTGGAGAGGAGGAGATAGACCCACTGCAGGTGGACTGGAGTCAGTATAACGAAAGGAACTTTCCCTTTAGGCTTGTTCAAGAACCCGGAAGAAGGAACGCACTTGGCGTTATAAAGTTTAACTTCCCTAACCCCTTTGCGGTTTACCTACACGATACACCAGAAAGACATCTTTTCAACCACACTAAAAGAGCCTTTAGCTCTGGATGTATAAGGGTGGAGAAGGCAAGACAGTTAGCTATAAGCCTGTTGGGAGAGGGTTGGAACGACAAAAAGTTAGAAAATCTCATAAAAAGCGGACAAACTCAAACTCTAAGGGTCAACCCACCAGTTCCTATATACATACTCTACTTTACCGCCTTTGAAAGAAACGGCGTGCTTCATTTTAGAGAAGACCTGTATGGATATGATACAATTTTGTCTCGTGCACTCTTTAGGATTGGAGGTAGGAGATGA
- a CDS encoding YcbK family protein: MTRRELLKSMGYIGCLLMTGSLSYASVFEIKGISEGARYLDLYSLNTGESLRTVYWIDGEYIESSLREINWLLRDYRSGEVAPIDVGLLDLLYLITKLSGREKVEVISGYRSPSTNAYLSRVKGGVARDSYHTRGKAIDIRLQGMSLSQLRDLAISLRAGGVGYYPRSGFVHLDTGPFRYW, from the coding sequence ATGACAAGGAGAGAGCTCTTAAAATCAATGGGGTATATAGGATGCCTGCTTATGACGGGCTCTTTATCTTATGCTTCGGTCTTTGAGATTAAAGGTATCTCGGAGGGAGCAAGATACCTTGACCTTTATTCTTTGAACACTGGTGAAAGCCTCAGGACCGTTTACTGGATAGACGGAGAGTATATAGAAAGCTCCCTTAGGGAGATAAACTGGCTTTTGAGAGACTACAGAAGCGGAGAGGTTGCTCCAATAGATGTGGGGCTTCTTGACCTTTTATATCTCATAACCAAGCTATCTGGAAGGGAAAAGGTGGAAGTAATATCCGGATATAGGTCTCCCTCTACCAATGCTTACCTCAGCAGAGTAAAAGGAGGTGTTGCCAGAGATAGCTACCATACACGTGGAAAGGCAATAGATATAAGGTTGCAGGGCATGAGCCTAAGTCAGTTAAGAGACCTTGCGATTAGTTTAAGGGCTGGTGGAGTAGGATACTATCCGAGGTCTGGCTTTGTGCACCTTGATACTGGACCTTTTAGGTATTGGTAA
- the obgE gene encoding GTPase ObgE has protein sequence MFVDRVKIHVKAGDGGNGAVAFLREKYRPFGGPAGGDGGKGGDVVLVATGRKHTLYDFKFQAHFKAQRGEHGKGKNQKGKDGEDLIIEVPVGTVVIDAETGEVLCDLVKEGQRCVVAKGGRGGRGNAHFATPTNQTPRYAEKGEKGEERWLILELKLIADVGLVGLPNAGKSTLISVLTRAKPKIADYPFTTLSPVLGVMELDEERHVVIADIPGLIEGASQGKGLGLDFLRHIERTKFLLHLVDISEGRAEDPIKAFQTVLKEMENYSPELLKKPQIVVGTKLDALSDRSYIESLKKVFESMGYPFVAISAVTGENLNDLKYLIGRKLEELKDAELGKIQVVS, from the coding sequence ATGTTCGTTGATAGGGTAAAAATACACGTTAAGGCTGGGGATGGTGGCAATGGTGCGGTTGCTTTTCTAAGGGAAAAATACAGACCCTTTGGTGGTCCTGCGGGTGGAGATGGTGGAAAGGGTGGGGATGTGGTTTTGGTAGCCACAGGGAGAAAACATACCCTTTATGACTTTAAGTTTCAAGCGCATTTTAAGGCTCAGAGGGGAGAGCATGGTAAAGGGAAAAACCAGAAGGGCAAGGATGGAGAAGACCTAATAATAGAGGTGCCAGTAGGGACGGTGGTTATTGATGCAGAAACTGGAGAAGTCCTTTGCGACCTTGTAAAAGAAGGACAAAGGTGCGTGGTGGCAAAGGGTGGGAGAGGTGGAAGAGGCAACGCACACTTTGCAACACCTACCAATCAAACACCAAGATACGCAGAAAAGGGGGAGAAGGGAGAGGAAAGGTGGCTCATATTGGAGCTAAAGCTCATAGCGGATGTGGGTCTTGTAGGGCTTCCTAATGCGGGAAAGTCCACTCTAATATCTGTCCTTACAAGGGCAAAGCCAAAGATAGCGGACTATCCCTTTACTACCCTTTCCCCTGTCTTGGGTGTTATGGAGTTGGACGAAGAGAGACATGTGGTAATTGCGGACATCCCCGGTCTTATAGAAGGTGCGAGCCAGGGAAAGGGTCTTGGTCTTGACTTCCTAAGGCATATAGAAAGAACTAAGTTCCTCCTGCACTTGGTAGACATATCAGAGGGAAGGGCAGAGGACCCTATAAAAGCCTTTCAAACAGTCTTGAAAGAGATGGAAAACTATAGTCCAGAACTCCTTAAAAAGCCTCAGATAGTGGTGGGAACAAAACTTGACGCCCTATCAGACAGGTCTTATATAGAAAGCTTAAAAAAGGTCTTTGAAAGTATGGGTTATCCCTTTGTAGCCATATCCGCCGTGACTGGTGAGAACCTCAATGATTTAAAATACCTCATAGGAAGGAAGTTAGAGGAGCTTAAGGATGCAGAGCTTGGGAAGATACAAGTTGTCTCTTAG
- the dnaK gene encoding molecular chaperone DnaK, producing the protein MAEKIIGIDLGTTNSVVAVMVGDEPVVIANQEGSRLTPSVVSWTKEKEVLVGEPAKRRAILDPENTVYESKRFIGRKYEEVLDEAKRVSYKVVPDDKGDASFEIPNLGRKVRPEEVGAQVLKKLKEAAEAYLGEKITKAVITVPAYFNERQRQATKDAGKIAGLEVLRILNEPTAAALAYGLDKKSDVRILVYDFGGGTFDVSILEGGEGVIEVKATSGDTHLGGANIDERIMEWLIEEFKKETGVDLRKDRTALQRLKEASEQAKKELSFKLETEINLPFITIDPSTNQPLHLQKKLTRARLEEMIKDLIDRTMDIVKKALEDAKLRPQDIDEVVLVGGSTRIPLVQQRIREFFGKEPHKGVNPDEVVAVGAAIQAGVLSGEVKDILLVDVTPLSLGVETYGGVMTVLIPRNTPIPYRKCEIFTTASDYQTEVEIHVLQGERPMAKDNKSLGKFYLTGIPPAPRGVPKIEVCFDIDADGILHVTAKDLGTGKEQSIRVQASSGLTQEEIERMIREAQLHEEEDRKKKELVEAKNQLDQHIYNLEKVLKENREKLPTDMVSEIERTIEEAKRVFASSQDVQEVRRTIERVLETAGKIGSYIYQGQTTQKGEGGDVIEGKPI; encoded by the coding sequence ATGGCGGAGAAGATAATAGGTATAGACCTTGGGACAACAAACTCTGTAGTGGCGGTTATGGTGGGTGATGAGCCTGTGGTTATTGCCAATCAAGAGGGTTCAAGGCTTACGCCTTCGGTGGTCTCTTGGACAAAGGAAAAGGAGGTGCTTGTGGGTGAGCCTGCAAAAAGGCGTGCCATACTTGACCCAGAAAATACTGTATACGAGTCTAAGAGGTTCATAGGTAGGAAGTACGAGGAAGTGCTTGATGAAGCAAAACGTGTTTCTTACAAGGTTGTGCCAGATGATAAGGGAGATGCCAGTTTTGAGATACCAAACTTAGGTAGGAAAGTCCGTCCAGAAGAGGTGGGTGCTCAAGTCCTCAAAAAGCTAAAGGAGGCTGCGGAGGCATACCTCGGAGAAAAGATAACAAAGGCGGTTATAACAGTTCCTGCCTACTTTAACGAAAGGCAAAGACAAGCTACAAAGGATGCAGGTAAGATAGCAGGGCTTGAGGTGCTTAGAATTCTTAACGAGCCAACCGCTGCAGCACTTGCCTATGGACTTGATAAGAAAAGCGATGTGAGGATACTTGTTTACGACTTTGGTGGTGGAACCTTTGACGTTTCCATTCTTGAAGGTGGAGAAGGAGTGATAGAAGTTAAGGCTACCTCAGGAGATACACATCTTGGTGGTGCAAACATAGACGAAAGGATAATGGAGTGGCTGATAGAGGAGTTCAAGAAAGAAACTGGTGTTGACCTAAGAAAAGATAGGACCGCTTTGCAAAGGCTAAAGGAAGCCAGCGAGCAAGCAAAGAAGGAACTATCCTTTAAGTTGGAAACGGAGATAAATCTACCCTTTATAACCATAGACCCATCCACCAATCAACCTTTGCACCTACAGAAAAAGCTTACAAGAGCAAGACTTGAAGAGATGATAAAAGACCTCATAGACAGAACTATGGATATCGTTAAAAAAGCCCTTGAGGATGCCAAACTAAGACCTCAAGATATTGACGAAGTAGTGCTTGTGGGAGGTTCTACGAGGATTCCTCTTGTTCAGCAAAGGATAAGGGAATTCTTTGGCAAAGAACCACACAAGGGTGTAAACCCAGACGAAGTGGTGGCAGTGGGTGCTGCCATACAGGCTGGTGTGCTTTCTGGAGAGGTTAAGGACATACTCCTTGTGGACGTAACTCCTCTTTCTCTTGGTGTGGAAACCTATGGCGGTGTTATGACGGTTCTTATACCCAGAAACACACCCATACCCTACAGGAAATGTGAAATCTTTACCACAGCCAGCGATTATCAAACAGAAGTGGAAATCCACGTGCTACAAGGCGAACGTCCAATGGCAAAAGACAACAAATCCCTGGGTAAGTTTTATCTCACTGGGATACCGCCAGCACCAAGAGGCGTTCCAAAGATTGAGGTGTGCTTTGACATAGATGCGGATGGTATTCTCCATGTGACCGCAAAGGACTTAGGCACCGGCAAAGAGCAGTCCATTAGGGTTCAGGCATCTTCGGGTCTTACACAGGAAGAGATAGAGAGGATGATAAGGGAAGCTCAGCTTCACGAGGAAGAGGATAGGAAAAAGAAAGAGTTGGTAGAAGCCAAAAACCAACTTGACCAGCATATTTACAACCTTGAAAAGGTTCTCAAAGAAAACAGAGAAAAACTGCCCACGGATATGGTTTCAGAGATAGAAAGGACCATAGAAGAGGCAAAGAGGGTCTTTGCAAGCTCTCAAGATGTGCAAGAAGTAAGAAGGACTATTGAACGGGTGCTTGAGACCGCTGGTAAGATAGGAAGCTATATATATCAAGGACAAACCACACAAAAGGGTGAAGGTGGAGACGTTATAGAAGGAAAGCCTATATGA
- a CDS encoding DNA double-strand break repair nuclease NurA — protein MQSLGRYKLSLSPHQPQEIEPNEIEESLQFSDLAEEPRVYDGYVPENFSLVFIDGVRRTECLAYVRDEETGESFEGAFLSLGAGALRIEYGRLNLLRESLLLHRVERLFFHKGGILVDELLGFRAYAVERELSVEINRYMKEELEAEVALQIQREVKDSLVICDGTLSYKLRKTPFLGLVKSMKKLYMDRSYLPLLYILKPGQRSPIVKVHHQQEQEEKEKVDKYTWYVKLTEHEGLQGLVRVEVFKRDFEEVKRLANISAGVLPLFASQSFQDRRSPQNLLPIGRLEKFLRLHLGPYRIIRRQIESFFYA, from the coding sequence ATGCAGAGCTTGGGAAGATACAAGTTGTCTCTTAGTCCACATCAACCACAGGAAATAGAACCCAATGAAATAGAAGAATCTCTGCAGTTTTCCGACCTTGCGGAAGAGCCAAGGGTATACGATGGATACGTGCCAGAAAATTTCAGTCTTGTGTTTATAGACGGAGTAAGACGCACCGAATGCCTTGCCTATGTTAGAGATGAGGAAACAGGGGAGAGTTTTGAAGGTGCTTTCTTATCCTTGGGTGCTGGTGCTTTAAGGATAGAATATGGAAGGCTAAACCTCTTAAGGGAATCTCTTCTACTCCATAGAGTGGAACGGCTTTTCTTTCATAAAGGTGGTATTCTTGTGGACGAATTGCTTGGCTTTAGAGCGTATGCGGTTGAGAGAGAGCTTTCTGTGGAAATTAACAGATACATGAAAGAAGAGCTTGAGGCAGAGGTTGCCTTGCAAATTCAAAGGGAAGTCAAGGACAGTCTTGTAATATGCGATGGAACATTGAGCTATAAGCTTAGGAAAACACCTTTTCTGGGTCTTGTAAAAAGCATGAAAAAGCTCTATATGGATAGGTCGTATCTTCCTCTTTTATACATTTTGAAGCCTGGACAAAGAAGCCCCATAGTGAAAGTTCACCATCAGCAGGAACAAGAAGAGAAGGAAAAGGTAGATAAATATACATGGTATGTAAAGCTCACAGAACACGAAGGGCTACAAGGTCTTGTAAGAGTTGAGGTCTTCAAAAGGGACTTTGAAGAGGTTAAAAGACTTGCTAACATTTCCGCAGGAGTGCTTCCTCTCTTTGCCAGCCAATCCTTCCAAGATAGAAGGTCTCCACAAAATCTTTTACCCATAGGTAGGCTTGAAAAGTTTCTCAGACTTCATTTAGGTCCATACCGCATTATAAGGAGGCAGATAGAGAGCTTTTTCTATGCTTGA
- the thpR gene encoding RNA 2',3'-cyclic phosphodiesterase, with protein sequence MIRVFVGFFTTKKIQEAVEKIRTQSEKFIKGKWVEPQNFHMTFQFIGDLQQERLTDLLKTLQDIAQSNKPIRVKYRGLGVFPSLDRARVLWIGVSEGHRQLIELARNIVRANRQVGIRDEGKPFYPHVTICRIKEFDKRGLKDLMRQYENTTFGEDLVDRVILIKSSLTSVGPIYTVIEEFYFHG encoded by the coding sequence ATGATAAGGGTTTTTGTGGGTTTTTTTACCACTAAGAAGATACAGGAAGCGGTGGAGAAAATACGAACACAAAGCGAGAAATTTATAAAGGGAAAGTGGGTAGAACCACAGAACTTTCATATGACCTTTCAGTTTATAGGGGATTTGCAACAAGAAAGGCTCACAGATCTTTTGAAAACTCTTCAGGATATAGCACAATCTAATAAGCCCATAAGGGTGAAGTATAGAGGTTTGGGAGTTTTTCCAAGCCTTGATAGAGCTCGGGTTCTTTGGATAGGTGTATCAGAGGGTCATAGACAGCTCATAGAGCTTGCAAGAAATATAGTAAGAGCCAATAGACAGGTAGGTATAAGGGATGAAGGTAAACCCTTTTACCCACATGTGACCATATGCAGAATAAAGGAATTTGACAAAAGAGGCTTGAAGGACCTTATGCGTCAATATGAAAATACCACTTTTGGAGAAGACCTCGTTGATAGGGTTATACTCATAAAAAGTTCTCTAACCTCTGTAGGACCCATATACACTGTTATAGAGGAGTTTTATTTCCATGGGTAA
- the bamA gene encoding outer membrane protein assembly factor BamA — MSLRQFLLPLSVDLLRRVKSMWLSFRIILPLLTLASFSLAQVVREIRVEGAEYVPEDVILGLINIRRGSLYSPDMVRESIRRMYRTGFFDKVEVYEERIGEDVVLVYRIKDLPVIYKIEFVGNRKIKSDELERKIGIETEVGKIEPEELIKGFTSAPAIEERLEIQRRLRLGRVLTREELEFIKRRIIEAYMKEGYPNVQVSYELVPKKGASKVVYKIVEGEPEYVRTINFTGNKTFSRGKLLGLMETKPVSLPSLRLKPPFSEDILKEDIRKIRDFYRSEGFLEVEVDYSIRKEGNRYEIDIKIQEGPRYKLSDLRIEGNNLYAYSELVGDLLKKNRGGYYRKEVIDRIKENIRRKYSEIGFLGVLVEEKESVDRENKKVSVSLKVDEGEPVYVNRIEVQGNYETRDYVIRRELRFQEGELANQREIDRSRTRIFNLGYYQDVSIDPFPTFGNNWDFSARVRERFTGQFSIGLGYNQVTGVSGFVSLRKGNFLGTGDIAGISISYGSKYKDNSLSYTRKWFLNQPIDLTGSVYDRRIEYTTYTVERTGVDFIFSKEFAEFWRASAGISLQRVRYKDISPDASVLIKEEAGTRQSRKFIFGLTRDTRDNYLFPSSGSLTELGYSVAVPVLGGNERFNKITLSHQTFFKDSWLDTGLILSLKGSFGFVEPYGGKRVPLDERFFVGGDFTVRGYKYGYAGPLDPNTQDPIGAKRQLILSAEANYPIYKNILYGALFYDTGLGFNDWSELKTQNLKGGFGVGIRFVTPIAPIKLDWAFKTKKVPGDTSRSRIHFVLGFFF; from the coding sequence ATGTCCTTAAGGCAGTTCCTTCTGCCTTTGTCTGTGGATTTATTGAGGAGGGTAAAAAGCATGTGGCTATCGTTTAGAATTATACTCCCGCTTCTTACATTGGCGAGCTTTTCCCTTGCACAGGTGGTGAGGGAGATAAGAGTGGAAGGAGCAGAGTATGTGCCAGAGGATGTAATACTTGGGCTAATAAACATAAGACGGGGCAGTCTTTATAGCCCAGATATGGTTAGGGAAAGTATAAGGCGTATGTATAGAACAGGCTTCTTTGATAAGGTGGAGGTTTATGAAGAAAGAATTGGTGAGGATGTGGTGCTTGTATACAGGATAAAAGACCTGCCTGTTATATACAAAATAGAGTTTGTGGGCAACAGAAAGATAAAGTCTGATGAGCTGGAAAGGAAAATAGGCATAGAGACGGAGGTGGGTAAAATAGAACCAGAGGAGCTAATAAAAGGATTTACATCAGCACCTGCCATAGAGGAAAGACTGGAAATACAAAGAAGGCTTAGGCTCGGAAGGGTGCTCACCCGTGAAGAGTTAGAGTTTATAAAGAGGAGGATAATAGAAGCCTACATGAAGGAGGGCTATCCCAACGTCCAAGTAAGCTATGAACTTGTCCCAAAGAAGGGAGCATCAAAAGTGGTTTACAAAATAGTGGAAGGAGAACCAGAGTATGTAAGGACCATAAACTTCACTGGAAACAAAACCTTTAGTAGAGGTAAGCTACTTGGGCTTATGGAAACAAAGCCAGTTAGTCTCCCTTCTCTTAGGCTAAAGCCACCCTTTAGCGAGGATATATTAAAAGAAGACATAAGGAAGATAAGAGATTTTTACCGCTCAGAGGGTTTTCTTGAAGTAGAAGTGGACTATTCAATAAGAAAGGAAGGAAACAGATACGAAATAGACATAAAAATACAAGAAGGACCAAGATACAAACTATCTGACTTAAGGATAGAAGGAAACAATTTATACGCATACTCTGAACTGGTGGGAGACCTGCTTAAGAAAAACAGAGGAGGCTACTACAGAAAAGAAGTAATAGACAGGATAAAGGAAAACATAAGGAGGAAATACTCAGAGATAGGTTTTCTTGGTGTCCTTGTGGAAGAAAAGGAATCGGTGGACAGGGAAAACAAAAAGGTAAGTGTAAGTTTGAAAGTGGATGAGGGTGAACCTGTCTACGTAAACAGGATAGAGGTCCAAGGCAACTACGAAACAAGGGACTATGTTATAAGAAGAGAGCTAAGATTCCAAGAGGGTGAGCTGGCAAACCAAAGAGAAATAGACCGTTCAAGGACAAGGATTTTTAACCTTGGATACTATCAAGATGTTTCTATAGACCCATTTCCAACCTTTGGTAATAACTGGGACTTTTCCGCAAGAGTAAGAGAGAGGTTCACGGGACAGTTTTCCATAGGTCTTGGCTATAATCAAGTAACTGGTGTTTCCGGCTTCGTCTCTTTGCGTAAGGGTAACTTCCTCGGAACAGGTGATATAGCAGGCATATCTATATCATACGGAAGCAAATACAAGGACAATTCTCTTTCTTATACAAGAAAATGGTTTCTCAACCAGCCTATAGACCTTACTGGTTCTGTCTATGACAGAAGGATAGAGTACACCACCTATACAGTGGAGAGAACTGGTGTAGACTTTATATTCTCAAAGGAGTTTGCAGAGTTTTGGAGGGCAAGTGCAGGAATTAGCCTTCAAAGGGTTAGGTATAAGGATATCTCTCCTGATGCATCAGTCCTTATAAAAGAAGAGGCGGGAACGAGGCAATCAAGAAAGTTTATCTTTGGTTTGACAAGGGATACGAGGGATAACTATCTATTCCCTTCAAGTGGCTCTCTCACAGAACTGGGTTATTCGGTGGCTGTGCCCGTGTTAGGTGGAAACGAGAGGTTTAATAAGATAACTCTATCTCATCAAACCTTTTTCAAGGATAGTTGGTTAGACACTGGTCTTATACTGTCTCTCAAAGGCTCTTTTGGTTTTGTTGAACCCTACGGTGGTAAAAGAGTGCCATTGGATGAAAGGTTTTTCGTAGGAGGAGATTTTACGGTAAGAGGTTATAAGTACGGTTATGCAGGTCCTCTTGACCCTAACACACAAGACCCTATCGGTGCAAAAAGACAACTTATATTATCTGCGGAAGCAAACTACCCAATCTATAAAAACATACTATACGGTGCACTCTTTTATGACACTGGTCTTGGCTTTAACGATTGGAGTGAGTTAAAGACCCAGAACCTGAAGGGTGGCTTTGGTGTTGGTATAAGGTTTGTAACACCCATTGCTCCCATAAAGTTAGACTGGGCTTTTAAAACGAAAAAGGTGCCAGGTGATACGTCAAGGAGCAGAATACATTTTGTGTTAGGATTTTTCTTCTAA
- the purM gene encoding phosphoribosylformylglycinamidine cyclo-ligase — protein sequence MGKWTYERAGVSIERAEAFVDYIREKIKTLPHQALLFGSFASGIKLKGYKNPVLMLTTDGVGTKLKVAQAVGVHNTVGIDLVAMNVNDLLTTGAKPIAFLDYIATGKIDLKVMKEVMDGIVEGCKLAEVPLVGGETAEMPDFYPEGVYDLAGFCLGVCEEEELITGESIEAGDIIIGFPSSGFHSNGYSLIRKVLEDNRISYKDKFEGREVWEVLLEPTKIYLQEVQSLRSSGIRIKGMAHITGGGIPGNLVRILPEGLRAVVEKEKIPKNPLFDWIRDLGKIQEEEMFRTFNMGVGFMVVVGKEDVPYVLKAVPSAFVCGFIEEGKKHVAIV from the coding sequence ATGGGTAAGTGGACTTATGAAAGGGCTGGCGTAAGCATAGAGAGGGCTGAAGCCTTTGTGGACTATATAAGGGAAAAAATAAAGACCTTGCCTCATCAAGCACTGCTCTTTGGCTCCTTTGCCAGCGGTATAAAGCTCAAAGGTTACAAAAACCCTGTTCTTATGCTTACGACCGACGGTGTAGGCACAAAGCTAAAAGTGGCTCAGGCGGTAGGTGTTCACAACACGGTAGGTATAGACCTTGTTGCTATGAACGTAAACGACCTTTTGACCACTGGTGCAAAACCTATAGCTTTCCTTGACTATATAGCAACAGGCAAGATAGACCTAAAGGTTATGAAGGAAGTTATGGATGGTATAGTGGAAGGTTGCAAGCTTGCGGAAGTGCCACTTGTGGGTGGAGAGACCGCAGAGATGCCAGACTTTTATCCAGAGGGAGTGTATGACCTTGCAGGTTTCTGTCTTGGCGTGTGCGAGGAGGAGGAGCTCATTACTGGTGAAAGCATAGAAGCAGGAGATATTATAATAGGCTTTCCCTCAAGCGGGTTTCATAGCAACGGATACAGCCTTATAAGAAAGGTGTTAGAAGACAACCGCATAAGTTATAAGGACAAGTTTGAAGGTAGAGAGGTTTGGGAAGTGCTTTTAGAGCCCACTAAGATATATCTCCAAGAGGTGCAAAGTTTAAGGTCTTCTGGTATAAGGATAAAAGGAATGGCTCATATAACAGGTGGTGGCATACCGGGAAACCTTGTTAGAATACTTCCAGAAGGTCTAAGGGCGGTGGTGGAGAAGGAGAAAATTCCCAAAAATCCCCTTTTTGACTGGATAAGGGATTTAGGAAAAATACAGGAAGAGGAGATGTTTAGAACCTTTAACATGGGCGTGGGTTTTATGGTAGTAGTTGGGAAAGAGGACGTGCCTTATGTCCTTAAGGCAGTTCCTTCTGCCTTTGTCTGTGGATTTATTGAGGAGGGTAAAAAGCATGTGGCTATCGTTTAG
- the uvsE gene encoding UV DNA damage repair endonuclease UvsE — MFELKGIKVGFFCSTADGKITTNRKFRLSNLSYQKVIDVLEKNLKDFEKLLEISLSLGCGIFRLGSNLVPFASHPSFKKDWLKEVEGKLREFSKTLRKFPIRITMHPGQFVVLNSPKKEVVDASLRELEYHFWVLETLGVGAEGVVVIHAGGVYEDKRESLKRLKNTLRENQWLYRYLAIENDERHYTVKDLLDAELDLPIVFDYYHNRLNPSEFEVSEILQTWSGRVPEFHLSSEPKGKHRFGEHGDWIKVEDFMDFLNHFGGNRIDLILEAKQKEKAVEKLLYEIYLHSRLLRMERF; from the coding sequence GTGTTTGAACTCAAGGGCATAAAGGTAGGGTTTTTCTGCTCTACTGCAGATGGCAAGATAACTACTAATAGGAAGTTTAGGCTCTCCAACCTGAGTTATCAAAAAGTCATAGATGTATTGGAGAAAAACCTAAAAGATTTTGAAAAGCTCTTAGAGATTTCCCTATCCTTGGGCTGTGGTATATTTAGGCTGGGTTCAAACCTTGTGCCTTTTGCATCTCATCCTTCTTTCAAAAAGGACTGGCTAAAGGAGGTGGAGGGAAAATTAAGAGAGTTTTCCAAGACCTTGAGGAAGTTTCCAATAAGGATAACCATGCACCCAGGACAGTTTGTGGTGCTAAACTCTCCAAAAAAGGAGGTGGTGGACGCATCTTTGAGGGAATTGGAATATCACTTTTGGGTTTTGGAAACCTTAGGCGTTGGAGCTGAAGGAGTTGTAGTGATTCATGCAGGTGGTGTCTACGAAGACAAAAGGGAAAGTCTCAAAAGGTTAAAGAATACCCTAAGGGAAAACCAGTGGCTCTATAGATATCTTGCTATAGAAAACGATGAAAGACATTACACAGTAAAAGACCTTTTGGATGCGGAGCTGGACTTACCTATAGTTTTTGACTACTACCATAACCGTCTAAATCCTTCAGAGTTTGAGGTAAGTGAAATATTGCAAACTTGGTCTGGGCGTGTGCCAGAGTTTCATCTATCCTCTGAGCCAAAGGGAAAGCATCGCTTTGGCGAACACGGAGACTGGATAAAGGTAGAAGACTTTATGGACTTCCTCAATCACTTTGGTGGAAACAGAATAGACCTTATTCTTGAGGCAAAGCAAAAAGAAAAGGCAGTGGAAAAGCTCCTTTATGAAATTTATCTCCATAGCAGGTTGTTGAGGATGGAAAGGTTTTAG